A window of the Thermoanaerobaculia bacterium genome harbors these coding sequences:
- a CDS encoding YciI family protein, whose amino-acid sequence MRFMVMVRATKESEVVGAMPSEKILAEMGAFNEQLMKAGVLLAGEGLQPSAKGARVKFSGTKRTVVDGPFPETDELIAGFWILQVKSKDEAIEWVMRCPNPFEGESEIEIRQIFEAEDFGAEFTPELREQEERMRREMEKRKTS is encoded by the coding sequence ATGAGGTTCATGGTGATGGTCAGGGCGACGAAAGAGTCCGAAGTCGTGGGCGCCATGCCGAGCGAGAAGATCCTCGCCGAGATGGGCGCTTTCAACGAGCAGCTCATGAAAGCGGGGGTCCTGCTGGCGGGGGAGGGCTTGCAGCCGAGCGCGAAGGGGGCGCGCGTGAAGTTCTCCGGAACGAAGCGGACGGTCGTCGACGGTCCCTTCCCCGAGACGGACGAGCTGATCGCGGGGTTCTGGATCCTGCAGGTGAAGTCGAAGGACGAGGCGATCGAGTGGGTGATGCGGTGCCCGAATCCGTTCGAGGGGGAGTCGGAGATCGAGATCCGGCAGATCTTCGAGGCGGAGGATTTCGGCGCGGAGTTCACGCCCGAGCTCCGCGAACAGGAAGAGAGAATGCGCAGGGAGATGGAGAAGCGGAAGACGTCGTGA
- the ygiD gene encoding 4,5-DOPA dioxygenase extradiol produces the protein MPTTMPTLFFGHGNPMNAIEENAWTRAWAAIGSALPRPAAVLAISAHWYVPQTAVTAMESPRTIHDFGGFPPELFAVRYPAPGSPALAERVADLLSPLPVERDRRWGLDHGAWSVLCRVYPDADVPVVQLSIDETRPPIFHYEVGKLLAPLRDEGVLVIGSGNLVHNLHAYAWGRHPVAPFDWAVRFEERARRLLQEGDDGPLVDYESLGPDARLSIPTPDHYLPLLYVIALRRPGEKVTFPVEGVDGGSISMLSVRVG, from the coding sequence TTTCTTCGGTCACGGAAACCCGATGAACGCGATCGAGGAGAACGCGTGGACGCGCGCGTGGGCGGCGATCGGGAGCGCCCTTCCGCGTCCGGCCGCCGTGCTCGCGATCTCCGCACACTGGTACGTCCCGCAGACGGCGGTCACCGCGATGGAGAGTCCCCGCACAATACACGATTTCGGCGGGTTTCCGCCGGAGCTCTTCGCGGTGCGGTACCCGGCGCCGGGGAGTCCCGCGCTCGCCGAGCGCGTCGCGGATCTCCTGTCGCCGCTTCCCGTCGAGCGCGACCGGCGGTGGGGGCTCGACCACGGCGCCTGGTCGGTCCTGTGCCGCGTCTACCCCGACGCCGACGTCCCCGTGGTCCAGCTGTCGATCGACGAAACCCGGCCACCGATCTTCCACTACGAGGTGGGGAAGCTCCTGGCTCCGCTCCGCGACGAAGGCGTCCTCGTGATCGGCAGCGGAAATCTCGTCCACAACCTGCACGCCTATGCCTGGGGTCGTCATCCGGTCGCCCCGTTCGACTGGGCGGTGCGTTTCGAGGAGCGCGCGCGCCGTCTCCTCCAAGAGGGCGACGACGGCCCGCTCGTCGACTACGAGTCGCTCGGGCCCGACGCCAGGCTCTCGATTCCGACCCCCGACCATTACCTGCCCCTCCTGTACGTGATCGCCCTGCGGCGCCCGGGAGAGAAGGTAACGTTTCCGGTGGAGGGGGTCGATGGGGGATCGATTTCGATGCTGAGCGTCCGCGTCGGCTGA
- a CDS encoding methyltransferase domain-containing protein — protein sequence MTYVCPRCHGALSSAEEALVCDACARAYPVEDGIADFSEGEYYDAFSSERDVTPVLLQGLEDEVAGTRARVGSFFLPRLRSRFGRVEGLRILDCGCGNGLATDLLVAAGADAWGNDSSKLRRWQWRGRENPARLCVASGSRLPFPAASFDVVVSSGVLEHVGVVETAGPPYAVRPAPTRDDERLVFLRELLRVVGPSGVVWLDFPNGAFPIDFWHGTGAGGARFHSTSEGFLPKVGEVRKLVRRVDPALRLRAVSPSGRLQFKRVRRRWFGKLFSPAIAAFFSAMKVPGLRGLAASPLNPYLALEIENPARKINPPGRRDALGPGEGG from the coding sequence TTGACCTACGTCTGTCCGCGCTGCCACGGAGCGCTCTCCTCCGCGGAGGAGGCGCTCGTGTGCGACGCCTGCGCCCGCGCGTATCCGGTCGAGGACGGGATCGCCGATTTCTCCGAAGGGGAGTACTACGACGCGTTCTCGTCGGAGCGCGACGTCACTCCCGTTCTGCTGCAGGGCCTGGAGGACGAAGTCGCCGGGACCCGCGCGCGCGTCGGGAGTTTCTTCCTCCCGCGGCTGCGTTCGCGCTTCGGCCGAGTCGAGGGGCTGCGGATCCTGGACTGCGGGTGCGGCAACGGGCTCGCGACGGACCTGCTCGTCGCGGCGGGCGCCGATGCATGGGGAAACGATTCTTCGAAGCTCCGCCGCTGGCAGTGGCGCGGTCGGGAGAACCCCGCCCGGCTCTGCGTCGCCTCGGGTTCCCGCCTTCCGTTTCCCGCCGCCTCTTTCGACGTCGTCGTGAGCTCCGGCGTCCTCGAGCACGTCGGCGTCGTCGAGACGGCCGGCCCGCCGTACGCCGTCCGTCCCGCTCCGACGCGCGACGACGAGCGCCTGGTGTTTCTCCGCGAGCTCCTGCGGGTCGTCGGGCCTTCGGGAGTCGTGTGGCTCGACTTTCCGAACGGCGCCTTTCCGATCGACTTCTGGCACGGGACCGGAGCGGGCGGCGCGCGCTTCCATTCGACGAGCGAGGGTTTCCTCCCGAAGGTGGGCGAGGTCCGGAAGCTCGTCCGCCGGGTCGATCCCGCTCTTCGGCTCCGCGCCGTCAGCCCTTCCGGGCGCCTCCAGTTCAAGCGCGTGCGGAGGCGCTGGTTCGGCAAGCTCTTTTCTCCCGCGATCGCCGCCTTCTTCTCGGCGATGAAGGTGCCGGGCCTCCGCGGTCTCGCGGCTTCGCCTCTGAATCCCTATCTCGCGCTGGAGATCGAGAATCCGGCCAGGAAGATCAACCCGCCGGGAAGGCGCGACGCGCTCGGTCCGGGGGAGGGCGGCTGA
- a CDS encoding Nramp family divalent metal transporter: protein MTSRRPSLPRRVAAALGPGVITGAADDDPSGIATYSIAGAQLGTGLLWTAFLTWPLMAAVQMMCARIGMVTGRGLAGALRKKFPQPLLVAAAVALLAANAINIGADLAGMADAAEMLTGVNSHIAVVAFAAAIMIATVRLRYAQIASVLKWLALALGAYVVTAFLVHPHWATIARDAFVPSMPKGREAWATLVAILGTTISPYLFFWQASQEVEEEKAMGRRMLVSRKGATSREITDRRIDVGVGTFASNLVMFFVILTTALTLHVHGTTEIRTTKEAAQALAPLAGKLAAALFTVGILGVGFLAIPTLAGSAAYAFAETFGWRQGLDQKLRGAKQFYLVAGLATAVGIGMDLARLNPVRTLFWSAVLNGILAPFLLVGVLVVASDRTLMAHQPSSVASRVIVGLTTLLMFGAALGMFVF from the coding sequence GTGACCTCCCGACGCCCGTCCCTCCCGCGCCGCGTGGCCGCCGCCCTCGGCCCGGGCGTGATCACCGGCGCGGCGGACGACGATCCGTCGGGGATTGCGACCTACTCGATCGCCGGCGCGCAGCTCGGGACGGGCCTGCTCTGGACGGCGTTCCTCACCTGGCCTCTGATGGCCGCCGTTCAGATGATGTGCGCCCGGATCGGGATGGTGACCGGCCGCGGCCTCGCGGGGGCCCTCCGGAAGAAGTTTCCGCAGCCGCTCCTCGTCGCCGCGGCCGTGGCTCTCCTCGCCGCGAACGCGATCAACATCGGCGCGGACCTCGCCGGAATGGCCGACGCCGCCGAGATGCTGACGGGCGTCAATTCCCATATCGCCGTCGTGGCGTTCGCCGCCGCGATCATGATCGCGACCGTGCGCCTGCGATACGCGCAGATCGCGTCGGTGCTCAAGTGGCTCGCTCTCGCGCTCGGCGCCTACGTCGTCACCGCGTTCCTCGTTCACCCGCACTGGGCAACGATCGCGCGGGACGCGTTCGTCCCCTCGATGCCGAAAGGGAGGGAAGCCTGGGCGACCCTCGTCGCGATCCTGGGAACGACGATCAGTCCCTACCTCTTCTTCTGGCAGGCTTCCCAGGAGGTCGAAGAGGAGAAGGCGATGGGGCGGCGGATGCTGGTGAGCCGGAAGGGCGCGACGTCCCGCGAGATCACGGACCGGCGAATCGACGTGGGGGTCGGAACGTTCGCTTCGAACCTCGTGATGTTCTTCGTGATCCTGACGACCGCGCTGACGCTCCACGTCCACGGGACGACGGAAATCCGGACGACGAAGGAAGCGGCCCAGGCGCTCGCTCCGCTCGCCGGAAAGCTCGCGGCAGCGCTCTTCACCGTCGGCATCCTCGGGGTCGGATTCCTCGCGATCCCGACGCTCGCCGGTTCGGCCGCGTACGCGTTCGCGGAGACCTTCGGCTGGCGACAGGGACTCGATCAGAAGCTCCGGGGCGCGAAACAGTTCTATCTCGTGGCGGGGCTGGCGACGGCGGTCGGGATCGGAATGGACCTCGCGAGGCTGAACCCCGTCCGCACGCTGTTCTGGTCCGCGGTCCTCAACGGGATCCTCGCGCCGTTCCTGCTCGTCGGCGTCCTCGTCGTCGCATCCGATCGGACTTTGATGGCGCACCAGCCCAGCTCGGTCGCGAGCCGGGTGATCGTGGGCCTGACCACGCTCCTGATGTTCGGCGCCGCCCTCGGCATGTTCGTCTTCTAG
- a CDS encoding MGMT family protein, giving the protein MRTPPGLSPSYRAIYRVVAKIPRGRVATYGQVARLADLEGHARLVGYALHALPDGAPLPWHRVVNAKGMVSRRRSGSGHDVLQRRMLEREGVRFEAEGRLSLATFRWQPRVR; this is encoded by the coding sequence GTGAGGACGCCCCCCGGCCTTTCGCCGTCCTATCGCGCGATCTACCGGGTCGTCGCGAAAATCCCCCGCGGGCGTGTGGCGACGTATGGCCAGGTCGCGCGGCTCGCGGACCTCGAGGGCCACGCCCGGCTCGTCGGCTACGCGCTGCATGCGCTGCCGGACGGCGCCCCCCTCCCCTGGCACCGGGTCGTCAACGCGAAGGGCATGGTCAGCCGGCGGCGGAGCGGCTCGGGGCACGACGTGCTTCAGAGGCGAATGCTGGAGCGCGAAGGCGTCCGGTTCGAAGCCGAGGGGCGGCTCTCGCTCGCGACGTTTCGATGGCAGCCGCGGGTGCGATAA
- a CDS encoding VOC family protein, producing the protein MNLEPYLAFNGTCAEAFRTYEKILGGKLEMMKNGESPVADQTPADQRDRILHARLDLGGGAVVMGSDAPPQYFTKPQGFSVAIGVTKTSEGERIFKALSEGGEVKMPFAKTFWAERFGMCIDRFGIPWMVNCEKEG; encoded by the coding sequence GTGAACCTGGAACCGTATCTCGCGTTCAACGGGACGTGCGCGGAGGCCTTTCGGACGTACGAGAAGATCCTCGGGGGAAAGCTCGAGATGATGAAAAACGGCGAGTCGCCGGTCGCGGACCAGACTCCCGCCGATCAGCGCGACCGGATCCTGCACGCGCGGCTCGACCTCGGCGGCGGGGCGGTCGTGATGGGCTCGGATGCTCCGCCCCAGTACTTCACGAAGCCGCAGGGCTTCTCCGTCGCGATCGGCGTGACGAAGACGTCGGAGGGGGAGCGAATCTTCAAGGCGCTCTCCGAAGGCGGCGAAGTGAAGATGCCCTTTGCGAAGACTTTCTGGGCGGAGCGCTTCGGGATGTGCATCGACCGGTTCGGCATCCCCTGGATGGTCAACTGCGAGAAGGAAGGCTGA